A genomic segment from Orrella daihaiensis encodes:
- the ftsA gene encoding cell division protein FtsA: MTRDIKDLIVALDIGTTKVVAVVAEVLPEGGFEVLGLGQHESKGMRKGVVVNIESTVNSIQRALEEAELMADCKIRDVYTGIAGNHIRSFNSSGMVAVKDKEVTAADVARVVETAKAVNIPTDQQVLHVLTQEFIVDGQEDIREPIGMSALRLEVKVHIVTGSVSAAQNIVKCVRRCGLEVQDLILQPLASSLACLTPDERELGVVLVDIGGGTTDVAIYTGGAIRHTAVLPIAGDQITNDIAAMLRTPTPDAEDIKLRYGIAKQVLASPDDMVEVPGLGDRGPRLVNRQALGAVIEPRVEELFGLVQQVVRDSGYEDLLASGIVLTGGSALLPGIVELAEDVFLKPVRVAVPEYDGGLADVMRSPRFSTVMGLLGEARLQRLRGRKVAQQNGSFKRVLARMKEWFMH; this comes from the coding sequence ATGACTCGTGACATCAAAGACTTGATCGTCGCCCTAGATATCGGTACCACCAAAGTAGTGGCGGTGGTGGCTGAAGTGCTTCCCGAGGGCGGGTTTGAGGTGTTGGGCCTGGGCCAGCATGAATCCAAAGGCATGCGCAAAGGCGTGGTCGTCAATATCGAAAGCACTGTCAATTCAATACAGCGAGCTTTGGAAGAAGCCGAATTAATGGCCGACTGCAAAATTCGCGACGTATACACAGGCATTGCTGGAAACCATATCCGTAGTTTTAATTCCAGTGGCATGGTGGCTGTCAAAGACAAAGAAGTGACGGCGGCCGACGTGGCCAGAGTGGTTGAAACAGCCAAAGCGGTCAATATTCCGACCGATCAACAAGTCCTGCACGTACTTACTCAAGAGTTCATTGTTGATGGGCAGGAGGACATCCGTGAGCCGATCGGCATGAGCGCACTGCGACTTGAGGTCAAGGTTCACATTGTGACAGGGTCTGTTAGCGCGGCACAAAACATCGTGAAGTGTGTCCGTCGTTGCGGACTTGAAGTGCAAGATTTGATTTTGCAGCCGCTGGCATCGAGCCTGGCTTGTCTGACGCCAGACGAGCGTGAGCTGGGTGTCGTTCTGGTGGATATTGGCGGCGGCACGACTGACGTTGCTATCTACACCGGTGGCGCAATCCGTCACACAGCTGTTTTACCAATTGCTGGCGATCAGATCACCAATGATATAGCCGCCATGCTGCGTACACCCACACCCGACGCGGAAGATATCAAGCTGCGTTATGGCATTGCCAAACAAGTGTTGGCTAGTCCAGATGACATGGTCGAGGTGCCGGGCCTGGGTGATCGCGGTCCACGACTGGTCAATCGGCAAGCATTAGGCGCGGTCATTGAGCCACGCGTTGAAGAGTTGTTTGGTTTGGTCCAGCAAGTTGTTCGCGATTCCGGTTACGAGGATCTGTTGGCATCCGGGATCGTATTGACCGGTGGATCTGCTCTATTGCCCGGGATCGTCGAGCTTGCAGAAGACGTGTTTTTAAAGCCAGTGCGCGTTGCAGTGCCAGAGTATGACGGCGGATTGGCTGATGTGATGCGCAGCCCGCGGTTCAGCACGGTGATGGGTTTGTTGGGTGAGGCACGGTTGCAGCGATTACGTGGACGCAAAGTCGCACAACAAAATGGCAGCTTTAAGAGGGTATTGGCTCGCATGAAGGAATGGTTCATGCATTGA
- a CDS encoding cell division protein FtsQ/DivIB has product MWNEARLINATANLLMVLAVLALLAGALLWVVRLPAFDIKRIVITPTSEAGFQYVSPDVVRSAIAGRLTGNFFSMGLQEAREAFESAPWVRQVSVRRAWPNELQVEIEEQQPLAYWNENQMINTWGEVFTANRAVLDESVRLPQFYGPEGSESLMVQRYAELGQWFERLGLGVDQLMLNNRYALQAQLSNGVTLLLGRDPGAETADPQAGVPGAVSFGERIERFVRNWPQAVDQLQGKTVERVDLRYPNGFAITLAQVPTPVNSNKKR; this is encoded by the coding sequence GTGTGGAACGAAGCCCGTCTTATCAACGCCACCGCCAACCTCTTGATGGTTTTGGCGGTGCTCGCCTTATTGGCGGGGGCTTTGTTATGGGTGGTGCGGCTACCAGCGTTCGATATCAAGCGCATTGTTATCACCCCGACCTCGGAAGCAGGGTTTCAGTATGTGTCGCCAGATGTGGTGCGCAGTGCAATCGCAGGCCGTCTGACAGGCAATTTTTTCAGTATGGGGCTGCAGGAGGCGCGCGAGGCTTTCGAATCGGCGCCTTGGGTCAGACAAGTCAGTGTTCGCCGAGCTTGGCCCAACGAGTTGCAGGTCGAGATCGAGGAGCAGCAGCCGTTGGCTTACTGGAACGAAAATCAGATGATCAACACATGGGGCGAAGTCTTTACGGCCAATCGCGCGGTGCTAGACGAGAGCGTGCGGTTACCGCAGTTCTACGGTCCAGAGGGTTCCGAGTCGCTGATGGTTCAACGTTACGCGGAACTGGGCCAGTGGTTCGAACGGCTTGGTCTAGGTGTGGATCAGTTGATGCTGAACAATCGATATGCCCTACAGGCCCAACTATCCAATGGCGTAACGCTGCTTCTGGGTCGCGATCCTGGTGCGGAGACAGCCGATCCGCAAGCTGGTGTGCCGGGTGCGGTGTCGTTTGGCGAAAGAATCGAACGTTTTGTGCGCAACTGGCCTCAGGCAGTAGACCAGTTGCAAGGGAAGACCGTGGAGCGAGTGGATTTGCGGTATCCCAATGGCTTTGCAATTACGTTGGCGCAAGTGCCAACGCCCGTCAATTCAAACAAAAAACGGTAA
- a CDS encoding D-alanine--D-alanine ligase, translating into MNMTLGKVGVLYGGRSAEREVSLMSGQAVYEALISEGVNAHLFDTGQHGLGELAAQQFDRVFVALHGRYGEDGTIQGALELLGIPYTGSGHLASAVAMDKIMTKRLWQQAGLPTPDYRVVFNEQDLLDLPQALSLPLILKAPNEGSTIGLCKVTASDQLSEAYRQVSPYDSVILAEKFITGRELTVAVLGKGLGAAALPIIEIIAPGGSYDYQSKYFSDETQYLCPASLPNALSDQISEIAVRAYRVLGCEGWARADVMLDADMRPWLLEMNTSPGMTGHSLVPMAAKAAGMSFGELCVKILSQARCKVLQPHLVSQAQE; encoded by the coding sequence ATAAATATGACTCTGGGCAAGGTTGGCGTTCTTTACGGCGGCCGGTCAGCCGAGCGCGAGGTGTCGTTAATGTCGGGTCAGGCCGTTTATGAGGCGCTGATTTCAGAAGGTGTCAATGCGCATTTATTTGATACCGGCCAGCATGGGCTTGGGGAGTTGGCAGCGCAACAGTTTGATCGTGTGTTTGTCGCCTTGCATGGACGTTACGGAGAAGATGGAACGATTCAAGGTGCGCTCGAGTTACTCGGCATTCCTTATACCGGTAGTGGTCACTTGGCGTCGGCTGTGGCAATGGACAAGATCATGACCAAACGGTTATGGCAACAGGCCGGATTGCCAACACCAGACTATCGGGTTGTGTTCAATGAGCAGGATTTGCTCGACTTGCCACAGGCTTTGAGTTTGCCGCTGATTCTGAAGGCACCGAATGAAGGCTCTACGATCGGTTTATGCAAAGTCACCGCTAGCGATCAGTTGTCCGAAGCCTATCGTCAAGTCAGTCCCTACGATAGCGTCATCCTTGCGGAGAAATTCATCACTGGACGTGAGCTCACAGTCGCCGTGCTTGGCAAGGGTCTAGGTGCGGCTGCGCTGCCAATCATCGAAATCATCGCGCCTGGTGGCAGTTATGACTATCAGAGCAAATATTTCTCCGATGAGACGCAATACCTGTGTCCCGCCTCTCTGCCCAATGCGTTGTCTGACCAGATTAGTGAGATTGCAGTTCGTGCCTACCGCGTGCTTGGTTGCGAGGGCTGGGCGCGAGCCGATGTCATGCTGGATGCGGATATGAGGCCGTGGCTATTGGAAATGAATACGTCGCCTGGGATGACGGGCCATTCTTTGGTACCAATGGCAGCCAAGGCGGCAGGGATGAGTTTTGGGGAGTTATGCGTGAAGATTTTGTCGCAAGCGCGTTGCAAGGTGTTGCAACCGCATTTGGTCAGCCAAGCGCAGGAGTGA
- the murG gene encoding undecaprenyldiphospho-muramoylpentapeptide beta-N-acetylglucosaminyltransferase, producing MRSSALVWIMAGGTGGHIMPGLAVAQWLRDHGCDIKWIGNPGKMEGRLVPPAGYEMIPVTFAGVRGKGLLAKLRAPFGLLASMANLWRAMSKDKPALVLGMGGYVAMPGGLVARLRGVPIVLHEQNAIAGKTNLWLARIAKLRLEGFPMALPEGRWVGNPVRGSLAQLPDPVQRYSNRTGPIKVLVVGGSLGAAALNEAIPLAISRIDPSSRPQITHQSGEQHLEALQQAYRDVEVDASCVAFIDDMAGALGEADLVICRAGAMTVSEVAAVGVAALFVPFPFAVDDHQTANAGYLVSHGAAYLRQQRDLAVEWLARWLEAQTRETLLAVAVKARQQAKPEATAAIGMACLSLMEGRA from the coding sequence ATGAGATCGTCTGCACTCGTATGGATCATGGCGGGGGGCACCGGCGGGCACATCATGCCTGGCTTGGCAGTGGCTCAGTGGCTGCGCGATCACGGTTGCGACATCAAGTGGATCGGTAATCCGGGCAAGATGGAAGGACGCTTGGTTCCACCTGCAGGGTACGAGATGATCCCGGTCACATTTGCCGGCGTGCGAGGCAAGGGCTTGTTGGCCAAATTGCGAGCCCCGTTCGGATTGTTAGCCTCCATGGCTAATCTGTGGCGTGCCATGTCAAAAGATAAGCCTGCTCTGGTGCTGGGCATGGGGGGTTATGTGGCCATGCCCGGCGGTCTGGTGGCTAGGTTACGCGGTGTACCCATTGTGTTACATGAACAAAATGCAATCGCAGGCAAGACCAATCTGTGGCTTGCTCGTATCGCTAAACTGAGACTCGAGGGGTTTCCAATGGCTTTGCCAGAGGGGCGATGGGTCGGTAATCCAGTACGCGGCTCGCTGGCCCAACTCCCCGATCCTGTGCAACGCTACAGCAACAGAACGGGTCCGATCAAAGTTTTGGTGGTGGGAGGCAGCTTAGGTGCGGCTGCTCTGAATGAAGCGATTCCATTGGCGATCTCGCGTATTGATCCTTCGAGTCGTCCTCAGATTACCCATCAATCGGGAGAGCAGCACCTAGAGGCTTTGCAACAAGCCTATCGAGATGTTGAGGTTGATGCGTCCTGCGTTGCCTTTATCGATGACATGGCTGGCGCGTTGGGAGAGGCTGATTTAGTCATTTGTCGTGCAGGTGCCATGACCGTTTCAGAGGTGGCAGCTGTGGGTGTTGCCGCATTGTTTGTGCCTTTCCCGTTTGCCGTGGATGACCATCAAACAGCCAATGCTGGTTACTTGGTGTCGCATGGTGCTGCGTACCTGCGTCAGCAGCGCGACCTGGCCGTTGAGTGGCTTGCCCGCTGGCTTGAGGCGCAAACCCGTGAAACTTTGCTAGCAGTGGCCGTCAAGGCGCGTCAGCAAGCCAAACCGGAGGCAACGGCAGCGATTGGAATGGCTTGCCTATCCCTCATGGAGGGCCGAGCATGA
- the ftsW gene encoding putative lipid II flippase FtsW has protein sequence MSLFAELTQSVNAIRPGRTAMRNYDLPLFVAAGTLLCLGLLMVYSASIALADGPLFSQMSRYSFVTRQAVFMVMGLTLALLVWLTPLSVVQRLTLPLFGFTAFLLVLVFVPGIGYEANGANRWIDLGPVNFQPSELMKVVAVIFAADYVVRKQQHMDSFVNGFMPMALAMAGIGILLLLEPDLGALIVVMAIAMGILFLGGINAKVFSCLVAVLVFIFFLLIWLSPWRRARLFAYLDPWNPENAYGSAYQLSHSLIAIGRGEWFGVGLGSSIEKLHYLPEAHTDFIVSVIGEELGFMGIALVIVLFAVLVARAFEIGRSAIAMERVFSGLVAQGVGIWFGVQAFINIGVCLGLLPTKGLTLPLISYGGSGMVMNLVALALVARVDYENRLLMRGGRA, from the coding sequence ATGAGCTTATTTGCCGAACTCACCCAGAGTGTCAATGCCATCCGACCGGGGCGAACGGCCATGAGAAATTATGATCTGCCCTTGTTCGTGGCGGCTGGCACTTTGCTCTGCTTGGGTCTGCTGATGGTGTATTCGGCCTCGATCGCTTTGGCCGATGGTCCATTGTTTAGTCAGATGAGTCGGTACTCGTTTGTGACCCGTCAGGCCGTATTCATGGTTATGGGGCTGACATTGGCGCTGTTGGTATGGCTTACACCTCTGTCAGTCGTGCAGCGATTGACCCTGCCCTTATTTGGCTTTACAGCATTTTTGCTGGTGCTGGTGTTTGTGCCAGGCATCGGCTATGAAGCCAATGGCGCTAACCGCTGGATAGATCTGGGCCCGGTAAATTTTCAGCCATCCGAGTTGATGAAAGTTGTCGCAGTGATATTTGCAGCTGATTATGTCGTACGCAAGCAGCAGCATATGGACAGCTTTGTGAATGGCTTTATGCCGATGGCCCTGGCGATGGCAGGTATCGGTATCTTGCTGCTGTTAGAGCCTGATCTTGGTGCGCTCATTGTGGTCATGGCAATTGCCATGGGCATATTGTTTTTGGGTGGTATTAATGCCAAGGTGTTCTCATGCTTGGTCGCGGTGCTGGTGTTTATTTTCTTTTTACTGATTTGGCTGTCTCCTTGGCGCCGGGCACGTCTGTTTGCTTACCTCGATCCCTGGAACCCTGAAAACGCATATGGGAGTGCCTATCAGTTGTCTCACTCACTAATCGCCATCGGTCGAGGTGAGTGGTTTGGCGTGGGGCTAGGTTCGAGCATCGAAAAACTGCACTACTTACCCGAAGCTCACACTGACTTTATCGTGTCGGTTATCGGCGAAGAGCTCGGGTTTATGGGCATTGCGTTGGTGATTGTTTTGTTTGCAGTTTTGGTGGCGAGGGCTTTTGAGATTGGTCGCTCTGCGATCGCTATGGAGCGGGTGTTCAGCGGCTTGGTGGCGCAAGGCGTTGGTATCTGGTTTGGTGTTCAGGCGTTTATCAACATTGGCGTATGTTTAGGCTTGTTGCCCACCAAGGGATTGACCCTGCCCTTAATTAGTTACGGCGGCTCGGGTATGGTCATGAATCTTGTGGCTTTAGCGCTAGTGGCCCGAGTCGATTACGAAAATCGTTTGCTAATGCGAGGGGGGCGAGCATGA
- the murD gene encoding UDP-N-acetylmuramoyl-L-alanine--D-glutamate ligase: MNETVSISLPGSRYLVLGLGLTGQAVSRWLASQGCSLVLVDTRPNLDLDELRSHLTDMPTEWHLGDELSDQWLADIDAVVISPGLSPHQSPIREFLQAAKEAGKPVIGDIELFAQALESLAQSHDYHPGILAVTGTNGKTTVTALVRHMLESCGLSAVAAGNIAPPVLDALGQMTQQPVEQWPQAWVLELSSFQLHYTSSLAPKAAVVLNLTQDHLDWHESFDEYRADKARIFANAEICVVNRDDPLVVSMVDSLDRLAVRSFGAAAPVLTHDIGVQNSHDVQWLVSAEPEDFEEHAKPVKRRKGDPEPIRQPGRLVRLMPADALPMVGTHNLLNVMAAALLCRAVGGNWAPILKTASTYRGEPHRMQFVRTIREVDFYNDSKGTNVGATVAAVKGMDKPLVLIAGGLAKGQDFTPLAQVLTHKARHVVLIGQDAALIESVLAGTGMPCQVAADMSAAVRMAFELAAPGCAVLLSPACASFDMFSGYGQRGQVFMDEVTELALTLGEVA; this comes from the coding sequence ATGAACGAGACAGTATCCATCTCTTTGCCGGGCAGTCGTTACCTGGTTTTAGGCTTGGGCCTGACCGGGCAGGCGGTTTCGCGCTGGTTGGCAAGCCAAGGTTGCTCGCTTGTGCTGGTGGATACTCGCCCCAATCTCGATCTTGATGAGCTTAGGTCGCACCTAACGGACATGCCTACTGAGTGGCATCTGGGTGATGAGCTTAGCGATCAATGGCTGGCAGATATTGATGCGGTCGTGATTAGTCCCGGGTTATCGCCGCACCAGTCACCGATTCGCGAGTTTCTGCAAGCTGCTAAAGAGGCGGGTAAGCCAGTCATCGGTGATATCGAATTGTTTGCCCAAGCACTTGAGTCGTTAGCGCAATCCCATGATTATCATCCTGGGATTTTGGCGGTAACTGGAACTAACGGCAAAACCACTGTAACAGCGCTCGTGCGGCATATGCTTGAATCTTGCGGGCTAAGCGCTGTGGCTGCCGGCAACATTGCACCGCCGGTGCTGGATGCGCTTGGGCAGATGACACAGCAACCCGTTGAACAATGGCCACAAGCATGGGTGCTTGAACTGTCAAGTTTCCAGTTGCATTACACAAGCTCGCTGGCTCCCAAGGCAGCTGTTGTATTAAATCTCACACAAGATCATTTGGATTGGCATGAGTCGTTTGACGAGTACCGTGCTGATAAGGCGCGTATTTTTGCGAATGCCGAAATTTGCGTCGTCAACCGTGATGATCCGTTAGTGGTCAGTATGGTCGATTCACTGGACCGACTGGCAGTTCGCTCATTTGGTGCCGCAGCGCCAGTCTTGACGCACGATATCGGTGTGCAAAACAGCCATGATGTTCAATGGCTGGTGAGCGCTGAGCCGGAGGATTTTGAAGAGCATGCCAAGCCTGTCAAACGACGTAAGGGTGATCCTGAGCCAATACGCCAACCGGGCAGACTGGTTCGTCTGATGCCAGCTGATGCCTTGCCGATGGTGGGGACTCATAACCTTTTGAATGTGATGGCTGCGGCTTTGCTGTGCCGCGCAGTGGGCGGCAACTGGGCGCCGATCTTGAAAACGGCGAGCACTTATCGCGGTGAACCGCACCGCATGCAGTTTGTTCGCACTATTCGCGAGGTTGATTTTTATAACGATAGTAAAGGTACCAATGTCGGCGCAACAGTGGCAGCTGTCAAGGGCATGGACAAACCACTGGTACTAATCGCGGGAGGGCTCGCGAAGGGACAAGACTTTACGCCTTTGGCGCAGGTGCTGACTCATAAAGCACGCCATGTGGTGCTAATCGGTCAGGATGCTGCATTGATTGAGTCAGTGCTTGCAGGTACGGGCATGCCATGTCAAGTGGCCGCTGATATGAGCGCAGCAGTTCGTATGGCATTTGAGCTGGCCGCACCTGGATGTGCAGTCTTGCTGTCGCCTGCATGTGCGAGCTTTGACATGTTTAGCGGCTATGGGCAGAGGGGTCAGGTGTTCATGGATGAGGTGACTGAGCTTGCGCTCACACTTGGGGAGGTGGCATGA
- the murC gene encoding UDP-N-acetylmuramate--L-alanine ligase, with protein sequence MRHRIERIHFVGIGGSGMSGIAEVLLNLGYQVSGSDLSSSAVTDRLVAMGAHIAIGHDAKHVSGVDVVVTSTAVAGNNPEVLAARQARIPVVARAVMLAELMRLKRGIAVAGTHGKTTTTSLVASVLAAGGLDPTFVIGGRLNSAGANAGLGQGEFLVAEADESDASFLNLLPVMAVVTNIDADHMDTYGHDIAKLKQAFIEFVQRLPFYGSAIVCIDDVNVREIVPLISRPIVTYGLSEEAQIRASDVTASGTTMHFTVDRKLADKPHQRLDVRLNLPGLHNVHNALAAIAVATELGVEDAAIVQALADFKGVGRRFNVTGPFDADDGGQFTVVDDYGHHPVEMAATIAAARGAWPNHRLVLVFQPHRYTRTRDCFEDFVQVLSTADAILLTEVYAAGEAPIVAADGRALARAVRVAGKVEPVFVPDVSELPGTIRSFARDGDVFVVMGAGSISKVATMLGEAV encoded by the coding sequence ATGAGACACCGCATCGAGCGAATTCACTTCGTCGGTATTGGCGGCTCGGGCATGAGCGGCATCGCAGAGGTTTTGTTGAACCTCGGATATCAAGTGTCCGGGTCGGATTTGTCTAGCTCGGCGGTTACCGATCGTCTGGTGGCCATGGGAGCACATATTGCCATTGGCCATGACGCAAAGCATGTTTCTGGCGTGGATGTTGTGGTGACATCTACCGCAGTTGCAGGTAACAATCCTGAGGTTCTCGCGGCTCGTCAGGCACGAATTCCAGTTGTCGCCAGAGCTGTGATGCTGGCTGAATTGATGCGATTAAAGCGCGGTATTGCCGTAGCGGGTACGCACGGCAAGACCACCACCACCAGTTTGGTTGCCAGTGTTCTGGCAGCGGGTGGTCTTGACCCAACGTTTGTCATTGGTGGTCGTCTGAACTCAGCCGGGGCGAATGCCGGTCTGGGTCAGGGCGAGTTTTTAGTGGCCGAGGCTGATGAGTCTGACGCTTCATTTTTGAATTTGCTACCCGTGATGGCTGTGGTCACAAATATTGATGCTGACCATATGGATACCTATGGGCATGACATCGCCAAACTCAAACAGGCCTTTATAGAGTTTGTTCAACGATTGCCGTTTTACGGCAGTGCCATCGTTTGTATTGATGACGTCAACGTAAGAGAGATTGTGCCTTTGATCTCAAGGCCAATCGTGACGTATGGACTAAGCGAAGAGGCGCAAATTCGTGCCAGCGATGTGACTGCCAGTGGCACGACCATGCACTTCACCGTTGACCGCAAACTTGCTGATAAGCCGCATCAGCGGCTTGATGTTAGATTGAATTTACCCGGGCTGCACAACGTACATAATGCATTAGCGGCAATCGCGGTAGCCACGGAACTTGGTGTGGAAGATGCTGCGATTGTTCAGGCTTTAGCCGATTTCAAAGGGGTGGGGCGGCGGTTCAATGTCACCGGACCGTTTGATGCTGACGATGGCGGTCAATTCACCGTGGTTGATGATTATGGTCATCATCCCGTTGAGATGGCAGCAACCATTGCTGCCGCCCGCGGTGCATGGCCGAATCATCGATTGGTGCTGGTGTTTCAGCCGCATCGGTACACCCGCACAAGGGATTGTTTCGAGGATTTTGTGCAAGTGTTAAGTACGGCTGATGCAATCTTGCTCACCGAAGTCTATGCAGCTGGTGAAGCTCCAATTGTGGCAGCCGATGGTCGCGCCTTGGCTCGCGCTGTCCGAGTAGCGGGAAAGGTTGAGCCGGTGTTTGTGCCCGATGTCTCTGAGTTGCCGGGGACGATTCGTTCGTTTGCTCGTGATGGCGATGTGTTTGTGGTGATGGGAGCAGGTTCAATTAGCAAGGTTGCCACAATGCTCGGGGAGGCAGTATGA
- the mraY gene encoding phospho-N-acetylmuramoyl-pentapeptide-transferase — translation MLVELFSWLAVNYDPGFGVFEYITMRAVMACATALIIGLIAGPWVIRKLAQLKIGQAVRQYGPQTHLTKSGTPTMGGVLVLIGIGVSTLLWADLSNRFVWVVLIVTIGFGWIGWIDDYRKVVHRDPEGMPARQKFFWQAIIGLLASIYLAFAISAPANAELWPLFKQWIGSGMTMPLPNRADLIVPFFKSVSYPLGVFGFVALSWFVIVGTSNAVNLTDGLDGLAIMPTVMVGAALGVFAYVVGRVDYSKYLLFPYIPGAGELMILCAALAGAGLAFLWFNAYPAQVFMGDVGALALGGMLGTIAIVVRQEIVLFIMGGVFVVETLSVMIQVAYYKYTKRRYGEGRRILLMAPLHHHFEVGGWKETQVVVRFWIISMMLVLVGLASLKLR, via the coding sequence ATGCTGGTTGAATTGTTCAGTTGGTTGGCAGTTAACTACGACCCAGGTTTCGGCGTATTTGAATACATCACAATGCGTGCTGTGATGGCATGTGCCACCGCACTCATCATTGGTTTAATCGCGGGTCCCTGGGTGATTCGCAAGCTCGCGCAACTGAAGATTGGACAGGCAGTTCGTCAATACGGTCCTCAAACTCACCTGACTAAAAGTGGTACACCCACCATGGGTGGGGTGCTCGTGCTGATTGGCATTGGTGTGAGCACACTGCTGTGGGCAGACTTGAGCAACCGATTTGTCTGGGTTGTTCTGATTGTCACGATAGGTTTCGGATGGATTGGCTGGATTGATGACTACCGCAAGGTCGTGCATCGTGACCCTGAGGGCATGCCTGCAAGACAGAAGTTTTTTTGGCAGGCAATCATCGGGTTGCTAGCTTCTATTTATCTGGCCTTTGCAATTTCAGCGCCGGCCAATGCCGAGCTTTGGCCTTTATTTAAACAATGGATTGGCAGCGGTATGACGATGCCTTTGCCCAATCGTGCCGATTTAATCGTCCCATTTTTTAAGTCTGTTAGCTATCCACTTGGTGTATTTGGCTTTGTGGCGCTGAGTTGGTTCGTCATTGTTGGGACAAGCAATGCCGTGAATCTGACTGACGGTTTGGACGGTTTGGCGATCATGCCAACGGTGATGGTTGGTGCCGCGCTCGGTGTATTTGCCTATGTCGTTGGCCGGGTCGACTACTCCAAATACCTGCTGTTTCCCTACATTCCAGGTGCTGGCGAATTAATGATTTTATGTGCAGCACTCGCTGGCGCCGGTTTGGCCTTTCTCTGGTTTAACGCCTATCCGGCACAGGTGTTTATGGGCGATGTTGGCGCACTTGCCCTAGGAGGCATGCTCGGGACGATCGCCATCGTTGTGCGTCAGGAGATTGTGCTTTTCATCATGGGTGGCGTATTCGTGGTGGAAACCTTGTCGGTGATGATTCAGGTGGCGTATTACAAGTACACCAAGCGTCGTTATGGAGAAGGCAGACGAATTCTGCTGATGGCACCGTTACATCACCACTTTGAAGTGGGTGGTTGGAAGGAAACGCAAGTTGTCGTGCGGTTTTGGATTATCAGCATGATGTTGGTTTTGGTTGGATTGGCTTCTTTGAAACTACGATGA
- the ftsZ gene encoding cell division protein FtsZ yields the protein MMMFEMLDNAEKTTVIKVVGVGGAGGNAVAHMIKSGVQGVDFVCANTDAQALAATSAPVQIRLGRTGLGAGAKPEQGRAAAETAREEIRSALNGANMVFITAGMGGGTGTGAAPIVAEVAKELGILTVGVVTKPFMFEGNRRQKMSEDGIDELAKHVHSLIVVLNENLYTLMDEDATQEDCFKAADDVLHNACAGIAEIINVEGNVNVDFEDVKTIMGEQGKAMMGTAVASGENRALVAAQEAVACPLLEGVDLQGARGVLVNITASRSLKMRETREIMDHIRGFAAEDATVIFGTAYDENMGDKLRVTVVATGLGRARPTLVHDRDEQQALRTGTDNHLVSANGQENLQVPSVLRNPRSQASAQVRALETAGMEHYDIPAFLRRQAD from the coding sequence ATCATGATGTTTGAAATGTTGGATAACGCGGAGAAGACCACTGTGATCAAGGTGGTTGGCGTGGGCGGCGCAGGCGGTAATGCGGTGGCCCATATGATTAAGTCAGGCGTCCAAGGGGTGGATTTCGTGTGCGCCAATACCGATGCCCAGGCGTTGGCGGCCACCAGTGCGCCAGTTCAGATTCGTCTTGGCCGAACCGGTTTGGGCGCAGGCGCAAAACCGGAACAAGGCCGTGCTGCTGCGGAAACCGCTCGTGAGGAAATCCGCTCGGCCTTAAATGGCGCCAATATGGTGTTCATTACGGCGGGCATGGGCGGTGGCACTGGCACAGGCGCGGCACCAATCGTTGCTGAAGTTGCCAAGGAGCTCGGTATTCTGACAGTGGGTGTAGTGACCAAGCCATTTATGTTTGAAGGCAATCGTCGCCAAAAGATGTCAGAGGACGGGATCGACGAGCTTGCAAAGCACGTGCATTCATTGATTGTCGTCCTAAACGAAAATCTCTACACCTTGATGGATGAGGATGCAACGCAGGAAGACTGCTTTAAGGCTGCTGATGATGTGCTGCACAATGCTTGCGCAGGTATCGCAGAGATCATCAATGTTGAAGGTAACGTCAACGTCGACTTTGAAGATGTCAAAACCATCATGGGTGAGCAGGGTAAGGCAATGATGGGTACAGCGGTTGCGAGTGGCGAAAATCGCGCTCTGGTTGCTGCACAGGAGGCGGTGGCATGCCCGCTGCTTGAAGGCGTTGACCTGCAAGGTGCGCGTGGTGTGCTGGTCAATATCACGGCAAGCCGCTCACTGAAGATGCGCGAGACCCGGGAAATCATGGACCATATCCGTGGATTTGCAGCCGAAGATGCAACGGTTATTTTTGGGACTGCCTACGACGAGAATATGGGCGACAAGTTGCGAGTGACCGTGGTGGCGACTGGTTTGGGCCGCGCTCGTCCGACTTTGGTGCATGATCGTGATGAGCAGCAAGCCCTGCGAACTGGGACCGATAATCATCTGGTTTCAGCCAATGGGCAAGAAAACCTGCAGGTGCCGTCTGTTTTGCGCAACCCGCGTTCACAAGCTTCGGCTCAGGTGCGCGCGCTTGAGACTGCTGGCATGGAGCATTACGACATACCGGCTTTCTTGCGTCGACAGGCAGACTAA